In the Deltaproteobacteria bacterium genome, CTTCCTCAGCCCCAAATTCTTGGCCGTGGCGCCGTTGACCAGCACATACATATCCTTGCCAAGCATTTCGTCGAAACGAATGGTATTGGTGCCAAAGGGCGGCGTGGCGATTTTCGAGCTCCCGATCTTGAGCCGCACGACCGGAGCCAGGGCCAGGGTCTTGTCGGCCGCCGGAACCGGGATTTCGGCCAGGGGAGCCAGGGCCAGATCCTGGGCCGGGAATTCCTCGCCCACCCACGGTGAACCCTGGGTCAAGGTCTCGTAATCAGCACCCAGTGCCTCGGCCTTGGCCTTGACCACGTCCTCGAAGGAAGCAAAGCCCAAATCAAGGCCAGCCTTGGCTGCCACGGCCAGCAACACGTCGCCGGCGGGCTTGGTGTCATGGACGGGCTTGATGATGGGAGCGGCCACGGTGTAATTGGGCCGACCAGAGCCATAGGGGGAATAGGCGTCGTCCAGGCGCTCGAACGCGTAGCAATCGGGCATGATCAGATCGGCCATGGCCGCCGTTTCATCCATGAAGGGGCTGAAGGACACCACGAAACCGACTTTGTCCATGGCCGCCAGCACCTTGTCCAGATTGGGCAGGGCATGGGCCGGATTGGCGGCGTGCACCAACATCACCGCCGGGGCGGTGGTTCCACCGTCGGCGATGGCGGTCAAATAGGACACGACATCCTTGCCCAGACGGGTCTTCATATCCGCGGCCGCGCCCACCACCGAGGGGTTCCACGGCAGAATGCGCACGCCGCCCGCGGCGTTGACGCGACCAAGGAGCATATTCAAACTCATGCCTGCGGCGGCTTCCATGGCGCCCAGACCAAAACCGGCCGAAGCCGCGGTCAGGACCAGGGGCTGTCCGGCAGTGGACAATTCCTTGGCCAGGCCCCTGATCACCTCGGCGGGCACACCGGTGACCCCGGAAACCATTTCCACGGAATACTTTTTCACGGACGCCGCGAATTGGGCAAATCCAGACCACGCGGAACGGTCCCGACCATCCTCGACGACACAGGCCGCCAACCCCAAGGCCAGAATCGGTTCCGTGCCGGCGGCGCAAGGGATCCACATATCGGCGACGGCTGAGGTTCCATTCTGAGCCGGACCAACATAAATATACTTGACGTTTTTCTCGCGGCTGGCGGCGAAGGCCTTGCCATTGCGCGCCACGTTGCCCCAGGAATCCAGGGCGTCGGCCCCGAGCATGAGCACCAGGCTGGCGTTTTCGATATCGTAACCGACCTGACCGTCCCCGCCCAACATGGCCAAGGCACTAGCCGTGGGAGCGCTTTCACTCGGCATCAGAAAGGCCTTGTCCGATCCGGACTTGCCCACGATCCCGGCCAGAATATCCGTGACCGACCCGGTTTCGTCGCCGCTGATCATGGCCACGTCCGACGCGGCGGCCTTGAGCTTGTCCGCCAGCAACGCCTCCGCTTCTTCCCAGCCGATATCCTTGAAGGCCTCGCCGTCCTTGATTTTGGGATTTTTCACCCGGGAAGGGCTGTAAAGCATCTGCACGCTGGTCGCGCCCAGGGGACAGATCCCGCCAAGGCTCAGAGGATGCTCGGGATTGCCCTCGGCCGCGACCGGGTTGCCCCCCACGGTCTTGACCTTGATACCGTAGGCGTCGGAACCCAACTTGCAAATCGCCGGCTGCTTGGCTTCCTCGCCATAGTTAAGGCGGGGAATCCAGGGCCAGTTCTGGGTCCAGATCGAGACATCATCCAAGGTCTTCCAGATCACGGGAGTGCAGAGGCTGCCCACGACACCGCCGGCCACTAGAGAAATAAAGCTTCTTCTATCGAGTCCCATCGTACATCCACTCCTCTCTTATTTGTGGCACACAAAGCAGGCGTTGCTCGCACCATTCTTGGCGTGACATTCCTCGCACTGCCACATCTTCATGGTATCCTTGCTGTAGCCCGAAAGCCTGTTTTCATAATAAGCGGGCGGAGTGCTCATCTTGGCCATGTCATGATGACACTCGGTACACGCGAACTTATCCTTGTGCGCGATATGGGAAAAATAGACGTTGTCCGGCTGGGTCTGATACGCCAACCATTCAACTTCCTTTTCCTGACGCATGTACTCGGCTACAAAGCGCTCTTCCTCGGGATCCTCTCCCTGAACGTCCTCATGACACGCAATACAGTTGGCGCTGGTGGGGAGGCCGGTAAAGGAGCCATTCTCCCGAAACGAATGACAATCCTCGCATGCCATCGCCTGACCATCCACGTGCACGACGTGATCGAACCGGATGGGCTGGTCTTTCTGACTGTACAGGACTTTGGGAAAGCCCCACCACCCAAGCACGATCGATGCCACCAAACCAACTAGGAATGGCAACACCACGCAGCTTTTGCATTTTGCCACAGTCCTCTCCTCCTACCGCGTTTAAGATGAAAATATGAAAAACGGACACGAAATAATTGTCTTCCTGTATTCAAGAGGCTCTGCTTGTGTCAAGAGATAATGAAAAAAATCACGAACTTCCAAACAAGCATAACCCCTTCGCCCGCATGACTTTTCCTCCAGAAATCAGGCCATTTCCTACCGGCGAGTTCGGCTATCCTTGCGTTCGCACGGTACACCCCTCGGGCCAACCCGGGCCAGGATCCATGCTATTGACAAAGACTTTCCTCCCAAACTTACGCCACAAGCTTTGCCGGCCATCGACAAAAAGGCCCTTCTTTCTCTTGTCCACACACCTGACGCGTGGGAACATCACCGCGAGACGCGGCGTGGCCATCGTTGAACCCGCGGCAACAGTCGCCGATGGCGCAACCATGAGACCTAACTGTCAGGGAAACAGGATTTTTTATTATTCGCCGCAATGCGCGATGCACGCGCGCGACGGTCGAACGAGGAGAAAAACACCATGCGCATTCCGACCGTCGTCCAGGCCGTCGTTCTGACCATCCTCTTGGCTCAAGCTGCCTGGGGCGGCACCTGAGGAGAACGGCCCTACAAAAAATCCTTTTCCAAGGAGCATCACGGCCGCGTGGACGCGCGCGTGGGCAGCGACTCCAAGGTCG is a window encoding:
- a CDS encoding cytochrome C, whose amino-acid sequence is MAKCKSCVVLPFLVGLVASIVLGWWGFPKVLYSQKDQPIRFDHVVHVDGQAMACEDCHSFRENGSFTGLPTSANCIACHEDVQGEDPEEERFVAEYMRQEKEVEWLAYQTQPDNVYFSHIAHKDKFACTECHHDMAKMSTPPAYYENRLSGYSKDTMKMWQCEECHAKNGASNACFVCHK
- a CDS encoding molybdopterin oxidoreductase; protein product: MGLDRRSFISLVAGGVVGSLCTPVIWKTLDDVSIWTQNWPWIPRLNYGEEAKQPAICKLGSDAYGIKVKTVGGNPVAAEGNPEHPLSLGGICPLGATSVQMLYSPSRVKNPKIKDGEAFKDIGWEEAEALLADKLKAAASDVAMISGDETGSVTDILAGIVGKSGSDKAFLMPSESAPTASALAMLGGDGQVGYDIENASLVLMLGADALDSWGNVARNGKAFAASREKNVKYIYVGPAQNGTSAVADMWIPCAAGTEPILALGLAACVVEDGRDRSAWSGFAQFAASVKKYSVEMVSGVTGVPAEVIRGLAKELSTAGQPLVLTAASAGFGLGAMEAAAGMSLNMLLGRVNAAGGVRILPWNPSVVGAAADMKTRLGKDVVSYLTAIADGGTTAPAVMLVHAANPAHALPNLDKVLAAMDKVGFVVSFSPFMDETAAMADLIMPDCYAFERLDDAYSPYGSGRPNYTVAAPIIKPVHDTKPAGDVLLAVAAKAGLDLGFASFEDVVKAKAEALGADYETLTQGSPWVGEEFPAQDLALAPLAEIPVPAADKTLALAPVVRLKIGSSKIATPPFGTNTIRFDEMLGKDMYVLVNGATAKNLGLRKDDLVKLASAAGECKARVRVFEGVMNDTVVAPLGFGHTAWDDFSRGKGDNVCKLLTAKVDSSGISRVGTTRVTVSKA